The window ATTGACAGCTACGCGATTTTTCGACACTTGGAGTTATTTATCAAAATCGTCGAATGCAATAGTTTTAGTCTGGCCGCAAAGAAGCTCAATGTAACGCCATCATCTGTTAGCCGAGGGTTACAACAACTAGAAGACCAACTGGGCGTTGTATTACTAAAGCGGACAACTCGAAATTTTATTTTGACGGATGCTGGGCGCTATTTATTGCAACGATCGCAAAATTTATTAGCCGATCTCGATGATTCACTGATCAATACCGCCAGTTTTTATCAGCATGCTCAAGGGCAATTAAAAATCACCTGTTCTATTGCATTTGGAGTCTGCCATTTAATGCAAATCTACAGTGAATACCGTGAAACAAATCCCAAGGTAAGTTTATCCGTTGATCTCAATGATGAGCTCATTAATTTAAATGAAGTGGATTTTGATATTGCATTACGTATTACTAGCCACCCACCTGAGAATTTCGCATTACGAAAAATTTGTAATATTAATTGGGTATATTGTGGCAGCCGAACGTATTTCGAGCGTTATGGTATTCCCCAATCTCCCGCCGATATTGCATCACATAATTGCTTAATTAACCCGAATATTCCTGACACGTGGCGAATGACAGATAAAGATGGCAGCGCCTATCCTTTAGAAATCAATAATATGATTGAAGTAAATAGTAGCTTAGGTCTATTAGAAGCAGCGCGCTGCCACCAAGGTATAGTTTGCTTACCAACTTATATGTTAGGAAATTATATTGAAAATGGAGAGTTGATCCCTGTCTTGCTAGATTACGACCCAAAATCAACACCTTTTGCGCTGTATGCTTTATATCATCCAACTCATACGCACTCACCAAAGATCAGAACGTTTATTGATTTTTTAGTCGAAAAAATACCGTCAGATCCCCATTGGGATCACTGGATGCGGCAACATGCATCGTAATAGGACAGAAAACAAAAAGGTTGAGTTCTTTTAAAAACTCAACCTTGAGGTTGTTGACAAAGCGGGAAAAAGCGTGGTTTTTCCCACTTTGTGTTATCAGGCGAAAATCAATATATTGATTTTCCTTGTTTATTTTCAAAATCTATCCAACCTGCCGCCAAACATGTTATGTTTGTCAGCAGTCTGAAGGTTGAGTTCTTTTAAAAACTCAACCTTCTTTTTCAGGGACATTTAATGGTCATTAGCCATTAATGAATTTTTCACCTAATTCGATATCCTTTTTCAGGACATCTAACATATCTTTCAGCGCTTTTTCTTCAAATGCGCTTAATTTACCGATTGGCAGGTGTTTTTCGATACCGTTTTTACCTAAAACAACAGGTTGTGCGAAGAAACGTGCATGTTCACCTTCACCTTCAGTGTAAACACATTCAACAATGTTGCTTTCACCTTGTAGACCACGAATAAGGGATAAACCTAAACGTGCCGCAGCTTGGCCCATAGACAGTGTCGCTGATCCGCCACCTGCTTTAGCTTCAACCACTTCAGTACCTGCGTTTTGAATACGCTTAGTCAGTGCGACGATTTCTTCATCAGTGAAGGTAACACCTGGGATTTGAGACAGTAATGGGAGGATTGTCACACCTGAGTGACCACCGATAACGGGGACTTCGATATCATTGACATTTTTACCTTTTAATTCAGCAACAAAGGTATTAGAACGGATGATATCTAATGTGGTCACACCGAATAAACGGTTTTTGTCGTATACGCCTGCTTTTTTCAGAACTTCGGCAGCGATTGCAACTGTGGTGTTCACTGGGTTAGTGATGATACCAATTAATGCTTTCGGGCAAGTTTCTGCGATTTGTTGAACGAGGTTACGAACAATACCCGCGTTGATGTTAAACAGGTCAGAACGATCCATACCTGGTTTACGTGCAACACCGGCAGATATAAGAACAATGTCCGCACCTTTCAGTGCAGGTTTCGCATCTTCACCAGCAAAACCGGCCACTTTAACATCCGTTGGGATGTGGCTTAAGTCAGCAGCAACACCTGGAGTGACGGGTGCGATGTCGTAGAGGGAGAGTTCTGAACCCGCTGGAAGCTGGTTTTTGAGAAGAAGGGCGAGAGCCTGACCGATACCACCTGCTGCACCTAGGACTGCAACTTTCATTCTGAAACTCCTTAATTTGTACTTTAAAAAGATATCACTTTATTTGTTTATACACTCAACACATTACGTATAAAAAACAATTTGTTAACAGATAGAGAGAGAGTTTAACGCTAGAGAATTCGTTGACTAATTCTTTCTATTCTAAACAAATTCCTTATCTGTTAATGAGATAACGGGCACTTTTTTAACAAATAGTTTTTCTCACTATTGCTTTTCGCACAATAAGTTGTTTTTACTGCTCATTATTCAAGCAAAAACCAGTTTATTAACAATGATTTTACAACATTCATTGAGTAAATTTATTGATATCTTATGCTAATTTTCTTACTCACTCTTTAAGATTAATTACCCATAACCACTATAAACGGGATAACATAAAAGCCAAATAGCACCATTATCATTGATTATTAAATCATCATAACGCAATTTTGTTGCATAAAAATGCACTTTTACGGATAATACAACTTAGTTTAATGCCGATGAATGGGTTAATTATGCGCACTCCGTCTAAACAAGAAGACTTAGTTAAGGCTTTTAAAGCCCTACTCAAAGAAGAAAAATTTAGCTCTCAGGCTGAAATTGTCACGGCTTTGCAGGAAGAAGGCTACGAAAACATTAATCAATCTAAAATTTCCAGAATGCTCACCAAGTTTGGTGCCGTTCGTACTCGCAATG of the Providencia rettgeri genome contains:
- a CDS encoding LysR family transcriptional regulator, translating into MLINKNTFAFKAKIDSYAIFRHLELFIKIVECNSFSLAAKKLNVTPSSVSRGLQQLEDQLGVVLLKRTTRNFILTDAGRYLLQRSQNLLADLDDSLINTASFYQHAQGQLKITCSIAFGVCHLMQIYSEYRETNPKVSLSVDLNDELINLNEVDFDIALRITSHPPENFALRKICNINWVYCGSRTYFERYGIPQSPADIASHNCLINPNIPDTWRMTDKDGSAYPLEINNMIEVNSSLGLLEAARCHQGIVCLPTYMLGNYIENGELIPVLLDYDPKSTPFALYALYHPTHTHSPKIRTFIDFLVEKIPSDPHWDHWMRQHAS
- the mdh gene encoding malate dehydrogenase, with translation MKVAVLGAAGGIGQALALLLKNQLPAGSELSLYDIAPVTPGVAADLSHIPTDVKVAGFAGEDAKPALKGADIVLISAGVARKPGMDRSDLFNINAGIVRNLVQQIAETCPKALIGIITNPVNTTVAIAAEVLKKAGVYDKNRLFGVTTLDIIRSNTFVAELKGKNVNDIEVPVIGGHSGVTILPLLSQIPGVTFTDEEIVALTKRIQNAGTEVVEAKAGGGSATLSMGQAAARLGLSLIRGLQGESNIVECVYTEGEGEHARFFAQPVVLGKNGIEKHLPIGKLSAFEEKALKDMLDVLKKDIELGEKFING